From one Amia ocellicauda isolate fAmiCal2 chromosome 17, fAmiCal2.hap1, whole genome shotgun sequence genomic stretch:
- the LOC136712539 gene encoding uncharacterized protein LOC136712539, translated as MRSPPRERLFQYRVPPPPPPSLGFERPNKPFSHFPRAESCPSPPPQLLPPPCSPLTDHSSPGNLNHTPRSLDPTQTYQPTAQDQPSNSGGDLYSSPRPCPLECTVDEWIGGRRLYERGSPSLYPPAESPPSQAGRDPSSVWGQDTERREGHSEGEAQDRDQGQPDSEDSSGPLSLDQDLTAASYSSVLQTPPPSDSSCTPSDPLTLLQDLGRRGVEDDSAYYSYFH; from the exons ATGAGGAGTCCCCCTCGGGAGAGGCTGTTCCAGTACAGGgtgccacccccaccccctccctcgCTGGGCTTCGAGAGACCCAATAAGCCCTTCTCCCATTTCCCCCGGGCCGAGTCCTGCCCCTCGCCCCCTCCGCAGCTCCTTCCCCCGCCCTGCTCCCCACTCACTGACCACAGCTCCCCTGGAAACCTCAACCACACCCCCAGGAGCCTGGACCCTACCCAGACGTACCAACCCACAGCCCAGGACCAGCCCAGCAACAGTGGGGGAGACCTTTACTCCAGCCCCAGGCCCTGTCCACTGGAATGCACA gtggatGAGTGGATTGGGGGGCGGCGTCTGTACGAGCGGGGCTCCCCCTCTCTCTACCCCCCAGCTGAGTCGCCCCCGTCCCAGGCCGGCCGGGACCCCAGCTCCGTGTGGGGACAGGACACCGAGAGACGGGAAGGGCACAGTGAAGGGGAGGCGCAGGACAGAGATCAGG GCCAGCCGGACAGTGAGGACTCCAGTGGTCCCCTCAGCCTGGATCAGGACCTCACAGCTGCTTCATACTCCAGTGTACTGCAGACTCCGCCCCCCTCGGACTCCAGCTGCACCCCCAGCGACCCCCTGACCTTACTGCAGGACCTGGGCCGGCGGGGGGTGGAGGACGACAGTGCCTACTACTCCTACTTTCACTGA